In Sphingobacterium zeae, one genomic interval encodes:
- a CDS encoding UDP-N-acetylmuramoyl-L-alanyl-D-glutamate--2,6-diaminopimelate ligase, with product MMDLKKVLHAIPVQQVVGNLEEVDVHSLCFDSRKVELGSLFIAVRGVQTDGHLFVDKAITSGARAVIVEELPKETLDSVAYILVADSAYALGVAAANFYGNPSEQLKLVGVTGTNGKTTVATLLFQLFTELGYHVGLLSTVQNQIGTKIIPATHTTPDPIQLNKLLHDMVEDGCDYAFMEVSSHAVVQERIAGLVFSGAIFTNITHDHLDFHGTFDHYIKAKKKFFDDLDANAFALTNADDRNGQVMLQNTVAHRKSYGLRSGADFKAKVIESHFDGMLMSVDGQEVWVKLIGDFNAYNLLAVYTAAILLEQETVKVLTALSTLKGAEGRFETMQSATGIFGIVDYAHTPDAVENVLKTISALRRPEQKIITVLGCGGDRDKTKRPEMAQAALRYSDRFLITSDNPRTEDPYQIIRDIEAGVAADQKAKTLSIADRKEAIRVAYQLANPGDIILVAGKGHEKYQDVNGVKHHFDDKEVLENTFNEK from the coding sequence ATGATGGATTTAAAAAAAGTATTGCATGCTATCCCTGTACAACAGGTTGTAGGAAACCTTGAGGAGGTTGATGTGCACTCTTTGTGCTTTGATTCCAGGAAAGTGGAGTTGGGAAGTTTGTTTATCGCAGTGCGGGGTGTTCAGACAGATGGTCACTTATTTGTAGATAAGGCAATTACTTCAGGAGCAAGAGCCGTTATTGTAGAGGAGTTGCCAAAAGAGACATTAGACTCTGTTGCCTACATCTTAGTAGCCGATTCGGCTTACGCTTTGGGTGTGGCTGCAGCTAATTTTTACGGAAATCCTTCGGAACAGCTGAAGTTGGTCGGTGTTACCGGCACAAATGGTAAAACGACCGTAGCTACTTTGCTGTTTCAGTTGTTTACTGAATTGGGCTACCACGTGGGACTTTTATCTACTGTGCAAAACCAGATTGGTACGAAAATTATACCAGCTACGCATACGACCCCAGATCCTATTCAACTGAATAAATTGCTGCATGATATGGTTGAAGATGGCTGTGATTATGCCTTTATGGAAGTTAGCTCGCACGCCGTAGTTCAGGAACGTATCGCAGGATTAGTGTTTTCGGGTGCTATATTCACGAATATTACGCATGATCACCTGGATTTTCATGGAACGTTTGATCATTATATTAAAGCAAAAAAGAAGTTCTTTGATGACTTAGATGCAAATGCTTTCGCGTTGACGAATGCTGACGATAGAAATGGCCAGGTCATGCTTCAAAATACGGTGGCACATCGGAAAAGCTATGGCTTACGTTCAGGGGCAGATTTTAAAGCAAAGGTGATTGAAAGCCATTTTGATGGTATGCTGATGAGTGTTGACGGGCAAGAAGTGTGGGTAAAATTGATCGGCGATTTCAATGCATATAACCTTTTGGCGGTATATACTGCTGCCATCTTACTTGAACAGGAGACTGTGAAAGTGTTGACTGCACTCAGCACATTGAAAGGAGCAGAAGGACGGTTTGAAACAATGCAATCGGCTACGGGCATTTTTGGAATTGTAGACTATGCACATACGCCTGATGCTGTGGAAAATGTACTCAAAACGATCAGCGCCCTGAGACGGCCAGAACAAAAAATCATTACAGTCTTAGGATGTGGAGGAGATCGGGATAAGACCAAAAGGCCTGAAATGGCGCAGGCGGCGCTGCGTTATAGTGATCGTTTTTTAATTACATCTGATAATCCGCGTACGGAAGATCCTTATCAGATAATTAGAGATATCGAGGCTGGTGTGGCAGCAGACCAAAAGGCGAAGACGCTTTCTATAGCGGATCGTAAGGAAGCGATAAGGGTCGCTTATCAGCTGGCTAATCCCGGGGATATTATTCTGGTGGCAGGAAAAGGACATGAGAAATATCAGGATGTAAATGGTGTGAAACATCATTTCGATGATAAAGAAGTTTTAGAGAATACATTTAACGAAAAATAG